Part of the Heterodontus francisci isolate sHetFra1 chromosome 7, sHetFra1.hap1, whole genome shotgun sequence genome is shown below.
TcatagcaaccaatttgcacacagcaagctcccacaaatagcaatgtcaaTGACCAAATATTTTACTGATGTTGATGAAGGGATAAATTTTGTCAAGGACACCAGGACTAATTCCCCTGCTTGTCTTTAAAATCGTATCACAAGATCTTTTCCAGCCACCAGAGGGGGAAGACGGGCTGTCAGtttaatgtgtcatctgaaagacggcacctctgaccatgcagcacaccctcagtactgcactggagtgtcagcgtttatttttgtgctcaagtcctggagaaaacttgaacccacaaccttctgactcagaggtgagagtgccacccactgagccacagctgtcaaCAGCACTGAGTACACATCAAAAGAACTTCATTTGCTATAAAACACTGGGACATCCTGAAATCttaaaaggcactacataaatacaagtcttccaTTAACAAATGAGAAAATACCCCAGAATGGAACAGTTGGTAACAGAACATCAGCTCCTCTTATCTTAGAGAAATCAAGGACTCGAACACTGTGTTTGATGCAAAACTGAATTATTTGACATATTTCGGGAATATTAAACTTCAGCCCAGTTACAAGGATTATTAACATCAATTGAAATAACCCTcacctgtcagaatgaacatggttcagtcctggatgtgattaacagcagcaataacagcagaatccaacccctgcagtcacttgtgaactcgctggtgtctcagcaggttgcacgactgagtgaatcccttcccacacatagtACAGGTGaagggcctctccccagtgtgaatgcgctggtgtttcatcagataatttctgcttttaaagctcttcccacagtcagaacatttaaaaggtctcttatcagtgtgaacaagttggtgttcagtgaggttggctaaccgactgaatcccttcccacacatggagcaggtgaatggcctctccccagtgtgaacgtgTCCATGTGTTTCCAGTCCTGATTGGGaattgaatcccttcccgcacTCAGAACAGGTGAATgacctctccccagtatgaactcccTGGTGTGACAGCAAGTGGGATGAACAagcgaatctcttcccacacacggagcaaatgaatggcctctccccagtgtgaactcgctggtgtgccagcagGATGGATGACtgcgtaaatcccttcccacactcaacacaggtgaacggcctctccccagtgtgactacgTCGATGAATTTCCAGGccggatgggtaattgaatcccttcccacagtccccacatttccacggtttctccacgGTGCAGGTGtctttgtgtctctccaggttggatgatcactgAAGCCTCATTCACACAGAAAAGGTGTACAGTTTCGCCCGGCTGTGAATAATGCAATGttgtttcaggctgtgtaactggttaaagctctttccacaatcagtgcactggaacactctcacttggGCGTGTGTATCTcactgcttttccagtcacactgatgtttcccAGAGACAGaatagacaaacatttctccttccacattcaaaggctgatgatattcagctcctgatgaatcgagtgactctttCAGTCTTGACGTGATGTTTGGTTTCAGTTTCCCATCTGTAAGTCCCCCCCTTCGAATACCCTGTAAAAGCAGTTTACAAAAGTCATTaatgtcagtacaggatagaaattcagaacagacaattctagtttctctggaacattctttcctctcgttTCCCCCAAACATCGATCTATTCAAACTTAAAGAATCCAAAATAAGGAACAAAGTCACAACAAAAACAAAAGGAACCTCCCCAACTAAACCAAAATGATGTTACCACCAGTGTCTATGAGACACTGTGTAGCCTGAGGTGCCCACTGGTTGCAGAAAGTATAAagtgtgctccctctccagggccacCCTAGCATGAACAGACCACGGAACACTGGCCAGCAGCCAGAgtgacacccccacccccacatggTCCCCACACATCCCGGACCTATACATTGCTGTTTTAACCAGGTCCAAGAGCAGGTCCAGGAGAAGATTCTCCAACTTACCCAACCCCTACACCAAGCAGCCAAAGATTAGAACAGTGGGGCTAAAGTGTaaccaaggcttttgataaggccccatatGACAGACTGGTCAAAAaactaaaagcccatgggatccaaggcaaagtggcaagttggattcaaaattagctCAGAGACATAAAACAAAGGTTGATGgcttttttgtgactggaaggttggtttcagtggggttctgcaggctcagtacttggtccctttctttttgtggtatatattaatgatttggacttgactgtagaggtatgattaagaagtttgcagatgataaaaaaATTGACtgcgtggttgataatgaagaagaaagctgtagactgcaggaagatatcaatggactggtcaggtgggcagaatagtggcaaatggaattcaatccggagaagttttagatactgttgggggggacggcctatcgggggcaggctgcagtgaacgggcctctggcacggggtcctgcactgtggctcagaagggaaggagggagaatgggagagcactagtcatcggggactcgatggtgaggagtaccgacaggcggttctgtgggcgcaagcgagacgcacggatggtttgttgcctacctggtgccagggtccgtgatgtttgtgatcgcgtcttcaggatccttaaaggggagggggagcagccagaggtcgtggtgcacattggcaccaacgacgtaggaaggaagggtggcacagatgttagaagtgagtttagggagttaggctggaagctgaaagctcggacggacagagttgttatctctggtttgttgccggcgccacgtgatagtgaggctaggaatagggagagagcacagctgaacacgtggctgcaggaatggtgtaggagagagggcttccagttcttggataattggactgcattctggggaagatgggacctgttcaaacaggacgggctgcatctgaaccagaggggcaccaatatcctgggagggaggtttgctagtactgttcgggagggtttaaactagtttgggagggggatgggaaccggtcttgtagtccagggaccagtgggtccactcagaaagacaaagagtgtagtgaggtattggggaaggtagcactgtcgcagaggacagatgggcacggagaagggttaaagtgcgtatacttcaacgcaagaagcatcaggaataaggtgagtgaattgaaggcgtggatgggcacttgggactacgatgttgtggccatcactgaaacgtggataggtgagggggaggaatggttcttggaggtacctggttatagatgttttcataagattaggaatggtggtaaaagaggtgggggggtggcattgttagttagaaatagtgtaacaactgctgaaagaattttcgaggaggatctgccgactgaggcactgtgggttgaggtcaggaacaggaaaggagcagtcaccttgatgggagttttctatcggccccccaatagcagcagggaggtggaagagcagattgggaaacagattttggaaaggagcagaagtcacagggtagtaattatgggggatttcaacttcccaaatattgattggcaactctttagatcgaatagtttggatggggtagtgtttgtgcagtatgtccaggaagcttttctgactcagtatgtagactgcccgaccagaggggaggcaatattggatttggtactaggtaatgaaccagggcaagtgatagagctgttggtgggcgagcactttggagatagtgatcacaattctgtagcattcactgtggtaatggagagggataggtatgtgcaacagggcaaggtttacaattgggggaagggtagatatgatgctgtcaggcaggaactgaggagcataagttgggagcatatgctggcagggaagggcacggtcgaaatgtggaactttttcaaggagcagatagtaggggccattgataagcatgtccctgtcagacagggaagggatggtcatgtgagggaaccgtggttgacaagagaggttgagagtcttgttaggaagaagaaggatgcgtatataaggttgaggaaaaagggcacaggcatagatctggagggatacaagatggccaggaaggatctgaagaaagggattaggagagctcagagagggcatgaaaaatgcttggcgggtaggataaaagaaaaccccaaggccttttacgcgtatgtcagaaatatgaggatgactagggggaccgtaggtccggtcaaggacaatagcgggagactgtgtgttgagccggaagagataagtgaggttttgaatgagtacttctcttcggtatttacgaatgagaaggggtgtattactgaagaggacggtgtgaaacagactggtaagctcgaggaagtgctcgttaggagggaagatgtgttggggtttttgaataacttgaagatagacaagtctcccgggcctgacggggtatatccaaggatgttatgggaagcaagggatgaaattgcagagccgctggcaatgatcttttcatcttctctgttgacgggggtggtaccaggtgattggagggtggcaaatgttgtgcccctgttcaagaaagggaataggaacaaccctgggaattacaggccagttagtcttacttcggtggtaggcaagttgatggaaaaggtgctgagggataggatttctgagcatctggaaagacactgcttgattcgggacagtcagcacggttttgtgaggggtaggtcttgcctcacaagcctgattgaattctttgagcaggtgaccaagcaagtggatgagggtaaaccagtggatgtggtgtacatggattttagtaaggcatttgataaggtcccccatggtagacttatggagaaagtcaggaggcatgggatagtggggaatgtggccagttggattaagaattggctaactgatagaaggcagagagtggtcttagatggtaaatactcagcctggagcccagttaccagtggcgtgccacagggatcagttctgggtcctctcctgtttgtgatttttattaacgacttggatgaggaagtcgaagggtgggtcagtaaatttgcagatgatacaaaggttggtggagttgtggataccgaggagggctattgtcgtctgcaaagggacttggataggttgcagtgctgggctgaaaagtggcagatggagtttaaccctgaaaagtgtgaggtcgtccattttggaaggacaaacacgaatgcaaaatactgggttaacggtagggttcttgggcatgtggaggagcagagagaccttggggtctatgtgcatagatcgttgaaagttgcaactcaagtggatagggctgtgaagaaggcatatggggtgttagcgttcattagcagagggattgaatttaagagccgtgaggtgatgatgcagctgtacaggaccttggtaaggcctcatttggagtactgtgtgcagttctggtcgcctcattttaggaaggatgtggaagccttggagagggtgcagaggagatttaccaggatgttgcctggaatggagaataagtcttacgaggaaaggctgaacattctaggcctcttctcattagaacggagaaggatgaggggtgacatgatagaggtttataagatgatcaggggaatagatagggtagacagtcagaaactttttccccgggtggagcaaagcgttacaaggggtcataaatttaaggtgaagggtgggagatataagggggatgtcaggggaaggttctttacccagagagtggtcggggcatggaatgccttgcctggggaagttgttgagtcagaaactttagggactttcaaacggcttttagataggtatatggataaaggagaatgatggggtatagattaaattgtccttgacagaggacaaaggatcggcacaacatcgtgggccgaagggcctgttctgtgctgtatttttctatgttctatgttctaagtgtgaggtaatgcatttgaggagagcTAATAAGGAAAGGGGGCAGGTGGGACCGGTACAAGACGGACAGGTTGGaaccaatatcctcacagggagatttgctactgctgttggggagggtttaaactaaattgtcagggggacgggaacgtgagagggagctcagattggagggaagcaaaactgataacttATCGGGAGTGTGAGAAGCAGgaagaaatatcagagaggaataccacagAATACTGAGATAGATAACTGTAGaggagggaatagtaagttattaggtggggtcagagaaagggagaaagtaataaaatctAAATCATGGTTAACgtgcatgcatgtgaatgcacggaatgtggttaataagactggtgaggtacaggtgcagattgccatgtggaaatatgatggtgtggcgataacagagacctggctcaaagaagggcaggactggctgttaaagccaggaaagataggaaagataggaaagggaaaaaaacggGAAGTGTGGCGATATtggttaaggagaacattgcagcgctggagaaaaaggatgtcccagagggtcgaggacagaatcaatatgGCTAGAGTTAATGAACAAAAAAAGTGCAGATATATTGCTCAGtgtttatgagtggcatggacagagtggatagtcagaagctttttcccagggtggaagagtcagttactaggggacataggtttaaggtgagaggggcaaagtttagggaggatgtgcgaggcaagttctttacacagagggtggtgagtgcctggaatttgctgccgggggaggtggtggaagcaggtatgatagcgacgtttaagagctatcttgacagatacatgaataggatgggaatagagggatacggtccccggaagtgcagaaggttttagtttagacaggcatcaggatcggcgcaggcttggagggccgaatggcctgttcctgtgctgtattgttctttgttctttgttataggccaccaactagtgggaaaggcaTGGAGAAACAAACTTGCATGGAAATAAGAGAGAGGTGCAAAGATTATGGTGTAGCTATAATGGGGGacattaattatccaaacatagactgggatagcagtagcgtaaagggcagtgaagggcaagagttcctagagtgtgttcaggaaaattttctacagtagtatgttgctagtccaatgagaaaggaggcactgctagacctggttcttgggaatgaagtgagCCAAGCAGATCaggtatcagtaggagatcatttaggggatagtgatcattgtatcataaggtttaggttgactatggaaaaggacaaagagcaatccagagtaagaataactgggggaaagccaacttcaatggggtaagaataatGGAGCTGGGGcagataaattggagtcaaaggttggcaggataaACGATAGCTGAactatgggctaccttcaaagaagagatagtttgggcacagtcaaggtatgttccctcgaaggggaaacaaatccagagctccctagatgacaaaagtgatagagattaagattaggaagaaaaagtgtgcttatgacagatgctgggtagaaaatactattgagaaccatatATATTCTAtctgaatatagaagattcagaggggatgtgaaaagcaaataaaagcaaagacacagcatgaaaagagactagcaactaacattaaagggaatcgcaatgttttctacaggcatataaatagcgtaagagtggtaaaaggagtaaggctgattagggaccataaaaggAATTTACGCATGTAGACAGAGAGcgcagctgaggtactaaatgaggcactttgcatctgtctttaccaaagaagaaaaaGAGGATGTAACACAGACATTGGaaggctttaaaattgataaataGGACATAGTAGACAGGCTGTCTGTGCttcaagtggataaagcaccaggaagagatgaggtgcatccaagaagactgagggaagtgagggtggaaatcacagaggcactggccataatttttcagtcttccttagactgttgtgccagaggattggagaattgccaacgttacacccttgttgaaaaaagggtgcaaagataagcccagcaactacaggccagtcagtttaactttggtagtgggaaaacttctagaaagaataattcgggacaaaattaataatcacatggaaaaatgcaggttaattaaagaaagccagcatggattttcaaGGGAATATCATGTTTcattaacttgctggaattttttgaggaggtaacagagagggttgatgagggcaatgcagttgatgtggtgtacatggactttcaaaaggcatttgatacagtgccacaaaacagacttgtgagcaaacttatagctcatggaataaaagggacggtagcaacatggatacggaattggctgagtgacaggaaacaaagagtcgtggttaatggatgtttttcaggctggaggaagatttgtagtggagttccccagggatcagtgttggggggactcttgcttttcctgatatatattaatgacctagaccttggtgtacagggcacaatttcaaagtttgcagttgatacGAAACTTcgaagcactgtgaactgtgaggatagtgtagaactgcaaaagcacatagacaagttggtggaatgggaggataggtggcaggtgaagttcaatgcagggaaatgtgaagtgattcattttggtaggaagaacatggagaaacaatataaaatatagggtacagttctaaagcggatgcaggagcagagggacctaggtgtatatgtccataagtcattgaaggtagcaggacaggttgatagtgcagttaataaagcatacagtatcctgggctttattaataggggcatagagtaacaAGGAAGTTAATGTTGAACcaggtcggcctcagctggagcattgtgtccagttctgggcgccacacttcaggaaagacgtgagggcattggagagagtatagaaaagattcatgagaatggttccagggatgaggaacttcagttatgaagatgattggagaagttaggactgttttccttggagaagagaaggatgagagatgatttgatagaggtattcaaaatcatgaggggtctggacagagtaggtagggagaaactgttcacacttatgaaaggatcgagtactagagggcacagatttaaaataatgggtaaaagaagcaaaagtgacatgaggaaaaccgttTTCATacagcactgcttgagagtgtgatggaggcaggttcaattgaaacattcaaaagtgaattagactgttatatgagaaagaaaatgtgcagggttactgggagaaggcaggggaatggaactaagtgaattgctcattcagagagccagtgcgacatgatggaccgaattgcctccttctgcactgcaacaattctgtgatttttgtgattctttcacaggatgtgggcatcgctgacaaggccagcatttattgcccatccctaattgcccttgagaagctgatgatgagccgccttcttgtactgctgaagtccatgtagataaggcagtcaagaaggcatacggaacaCGTCTTTCTCAGCCAattcatagaatataagagcaggaaggttggaACCGTataggtttggccacagctggagtactgcatgcagttctgatcactgaactagaggaaagatgtgattgcagtagagagggtagagaggagatttacaaggatattgcctggtctgggaaattttagttatgaggaaagattggataggtgagggttttttccttggaacagaggaggctgaggggaaaccaaactgaagtgtacaaaattatgaggggtctagctggagtggataggaaggacccattccccttggttgaggggtctacaaccaggaggcagagatttaggcgaagaggtaggaggtttaaggggtatttgaggggaaatgttttcatccAGTGTGGGGtaggacctggaactcactgcctgggagggtggtagaggctgtagggggaaaaattgtggccgatgcagctaaataaatatacacatatatgcaagatgaaagtgtagccacatattgttacaaaatggagtatttaccta
Proteins encoded:
- the LOC137372430 gene encoding zinc finger protein 239-like; its protein translation is SSNLERHKDTCTVEKPWKCGDCGKGFNYPSGLEIHRRSHTGERPFTCVECGKGFTQSSILLAHQRVHTGERPFICSVCGKRFACSSHLLSHQGVHTGERSFTCSECGKGFNSQSGLETHGHVHTGERPFTCSMCGKGFSRLANLTEHQLVHTDKRPFKCSDCGKSFKSRNYLMKHQRIHTGERPFTCTMCGKGFTQSCNLLRHQRVHK